The Rhodococcus antarcticus DNA segment GGGGTGGGCGTGCGCAACATCCTGGGTGAGCAGGTCTTCCCGTGGGCGCTCGTCCGCGAGGTCTCCTTCCCGCGCGATGCCCCGTGGGCCCGGCTGGAGCTGCCCGACGACGAGTACGTCGCCGTGATGGCCATCCAGGCCTCCGACGGCGACCGCGCCGTCCAGGCCATCCAGCAGGTCCGCGACCTGCACCGTCGCCACACCGCACCGGTGACCGAGACCGGGAGCGACGCGTGAGCGGGCCCCCGCTGAACCGGCGCACCGCGGTCTGCGGGCTGCTCCTCGGGCTGGTGGCTCCGGGCACGCTGGCCGCGTGCGCCAGCGGCGTCGCCGCCCCGACCGTCGACTCCGCACCGGGCACCGTGCTGGCCGAGCTCTCCGCCGTGCCCGTGGGCGGAGGAGCGGTGGTCGACGGCCCGTCCGGCAAGGTCCTGCTGGTGCAGGAGGTCGCCGGCACCGTCACCGGCTACTCCGCGCGCTGCCCGCACGCCGGGGTCACCGTGAACCCGCCGGTGGACGGCGTCGTGGTCTGCCCAGCCCACGGCAGCCGGTTCGACCCGGCCACGGGGGACGTCACCCAGGGGCCCGCCCAGCGCGGGCTCACCCCGCTCGCGGTGGCCGTCTCCGGGACGCAGGTCGTCATCGCCTGAGCACGCGGCCCCGGGTGCGACGCACTCCGGGCACACCCGCGCCGAGCTCGTCGACCGGGTGGCCGCGGGACTGCCGGCCGTGCCGGAGACCGTCGGGGGTCGGGACTAGCCTGGAGCCGTGCCCGACCCGTCCACGTACCGCCCGGCGACCGGCACCATCCCGGAGGAGCCCGGGGTCTACAAGTTCCGCGACCCGCACGGCCGCGTGGTGTACGTCGGCAAGGCCAAGAGCCTGCGCCAGCGGCTGAACAGCTACTTCGCCGACCTCGCCGGCCTGCACCCGCGCACCCGCCAGATGGTGACCACGGCCGCGTCCGTCGAGTGGACCGTCGTCGGCACCGAGGTCGAGGCGCTCCAGCTCGAGTACAACTGGATCAAGGAGTTCGACCCGCGGTTCAACGTTCGCTACCGCGACGACAAGAGCTACCCGATGCTCGCGGTGACCCTCAACGAGGCCTACCCCCGGCTGTTCGTCTACCGGGGGCCACGTCGCAAGGGGGTGCGCTACTTCGGCCCGTACCCGCACGCCTGGGCCATCCGCGAGACCCTGGACACGCTGCTGCGGGTCTTCCCCGCACGCACCTGCTCCACCGGGGTGTTCAAGCGCCACAACCAGATCGGGAGGCCCTGCCTGCTCGGCTACATCGGCAAGTGCTCGGCGCCCTGCGTCGGCACGGTCGACCAGGCCACCCACCGGCAGACGGTCGAGGACTTCTGCGACTTCCTGGCCGGGCGCACCGACAAGCTCGTCCGCCAGCTCGAGCGCCAGATGGTGCAGGCCTCCGACGAGCTGGACTTCGAGAAGGCCGCCCGCCTGCGCGACGACGCGGGCGCGCTCAAGCGGGCCATGGAGAAGCAGGCCGTGGTCCTCGGCGACGGCACCGACGCCGACCTCGTGGCGTTCGCCTCCGACGACCTCGAGGCCGCCGTGCAGGTCTTCCACGTCCGGGGTGGCCGGGTCCGCGGCCAGCGCGGGTGGGTGGTCGAGAAGTCCGGGGACGCCGACGACGTGCCGGCGCTGGTCGAGCAGTTCCTCACCCAGTTCTACGGACAGGAGGCGGCCCTCGTCGCCGACGACCCGAAGGCCAGGCCCGTCCCGAGGGAGGTGCTGGTGCCCGAGCTGCCGGCCGACGCCCCGGCGCTGGAGGAGTGGCTCAGCTCGCTGCGCGGGTCCCGGGTGGACCTGCGGGTGCCGCAGCGCGGGGACAAGCGGGCCCTGGCGGAGACCGTCGCCCGCAACGCCGCCGAAGCCTTCTCCCAGCACAAGCTCAAGCGCGCCGGGGACCTCACCTCGCGCTCGCAGGCCCTGCAGGGCATCCAGGAGCTGCTCGGGCTGGGGACCGCCCCGCTGCGGATCGAGTGCGTGGACGTCAGCCACGTGCAGGGCACCGACGTCGTCGCGTCCCTGGTGGTGTTCGAGGACGGGCTGCCCCGCAAGTCGGACTACCGGCACTACGCGATCAAGGAGGCCGCCGGCGACGGGCACTCCGACGACGTCGCGAGCATCGCCGAGGTCACCCGGCGGAGGTTCCTGCGGCACACGAGCCCACCCACTCCCGAGCTCGAGGCGGTGGCTGCACCCGTCGAGGGCCCCACCCCGGGCATCGACCCCGACACCGGTCGACCACGACGCTTCGCCTACCCGCCCAACCTCTACGTGGTGGACGGTGGTCAGCCGCAGGTCACCGCAGCGGCAGCCGTGCTCGACGAGCTGGGCGTCACCGACGTTGCGGTCATCGGGCTGGCCAAGCGGCTGGAGGAGGTGTGGGTGGCCGGCGAGGACGACCCGCTGATCCTGCCGCGCACCTCCGAGGCGCTCTACCTGCTGCAACGGGTGCGCGACGAAGCGCACCGCTTCGCCATCACGTTCCACCGCAGCAAGCGCAGCAAGCGGATGACGACCTCCGCGCTGGACTCCGTGCGAGGCCTGGGGGAGAGTCGTCGCACCGCGCTGGTGTCCCACTTCGGGTCGGTGGCGCGGCTCCAGCAGGCCAGCGTCGAGCAGATCACCGAGGTGCCCGGCATCGGCGTCTCCACCGCGACCGCGGTGCTGGCGGCGCTGAACGGACCGGCACCACAGGGGGAGACGGCGTGAACGACAGCACCACCGGCGAGGACCAGGGCCCGACCAGCGGCATCGAGGTCGCACTGGTCACCGGCCTGTCCGGCGCCGGACGTTCGACCGCGGCCAAGGTGCTGGAGGACCTCGGCTGGTTCGTGGTGGACAACCTGCCCCCTGAGCTCATCTCCACCATGGTCGACCTCGGTGCCCGGTCGGCCCGCGGGGCCGACGACGGGATCACCCGCATCGCCGTGGTCATGGACGTGCGCAGCCGGGCGTTCACCGGAGACCTCGCCTCGGTCATCAAGGACCTCGACGCCCG contains these protein-coding regions:
- a CDS encoding PH domain-containing protein gives rise to the protein MRVRRVAGACAVAVVVVFTTVALLLTGDATGVFFRPVDQVAMILFGLMLGGAILLLARPRVRVGPEGVGVRNILGEQVFPWALVREVSFPRDAPWARLELPDDEYVAVMAIQASDGDRAVQAIQQVRDLHRRHTAPVTETGSDA
- a CDS encoding Rieske (2Fe-2S) protein, with protein sequence MSGPPLNRRTAVCGLLLGLVAPGTLAACASGVAAPTVDSAPGTVLAELSAVPVGGGAVVDGPSGKVLLVQEVAGTVTGYSARCPHAGVTVNPPVDGVVVCPAHGSRFDPATGDVTQGPAQRGLTPLAVAVSGTQVVIA
- the uvrC gene encoding excinuclease ABC subunit UvrC; the encoded protein is MPDPSTYRPATGTIPEEPGVYKFRDPHGRVVYVGKAKSLRQRLNSYFADLAGLHPRTRQMVTTAASVEWTVVGTEVEALQLEYNWIKEFDPRFNVRYRDDKSYPMLAVTLNEAYPRLFVYRGPRRKGVRYFGPYPHAWAIRETLDTLLRVFPARTCSTGVFKRHNQIGRPCLLGYIGKCSAPCVGTVDQATHRQTVEDFCDFLAGRTDKLVRQLERQMVQASDELDFEKAARLRDDAGALKRAMEKQAVVLGDGTDADLVAFASDDLEAAVQVFHVRGGRVRGQRGWVVEKSGDADDVPALVEQFLTQFYGQEAALVADDPKARPVPREVLVPELPADAPALEEWLSSLRGSRVDLRVPQRGDKRALAETVARNAAEAFSQHKLKRAGDLTSRSQALQGIQELLGLGTAPLRIECVDVSHVQGTDVVASLVVFEDGLPRKSDYRHYAIKEAAGDGHSDDVASIAEVTRRRFLRHTSPPTPELEAVAAPVEGPTPGIDPDTGRPRRFAYPPNLYVVDGGQPQVTAAAAVLDELGVTDVAVIGLAKRLEEVWVAGEDDPLILPRTSEALYLLQRVRDEAHRFAITFHRSKRSKRMTTSALDSVRGLGESRRTALVSHFGSVARLQQASVEQITEVPGIGVSTATAVLAALNGPAPQGETA